The sequence atttaattattgaataaaacataataaaaaatgCTGTAAATACAGTGAAAATATTTGACTTATAAAACATTGcatgtattacattacataaGAATATCAGTGCGTGctgttttttctctctttttctcctctGATCTTTGAGCTTCAATCGTCTGCAATGGGTTTGGTGTTAAGAGGGTGTTGCTCAGCCCACAGATTTTCGCCAGACTTATTTCCTCCGGAGACCTTGCTCCGGCATATCTTCAGCACGAGTAGGACTATGACCAACATTGAGCAGATGACAGTAACTATGAGCATCCCCATCCAGATATCAGACTTGCATTTTGGCTCGGAGATGGCTTTAACGACTCCTGCAAAGAAGTGGACAAAATAAAAACTTTACTTGCATCCACGTAATGCATGACTTACCATGATTTCCAAACAATGGAATTTGCTTAAAGATACTACTAGTCACATTTTGATGTGCTTACCTTCATCATAGAAATGAACAGTCAAATGTCCTGACTTTTCCACAGCAACCTTTCTCCACCCAAGAGAAAGAGATAGGAGCCACTCTTCTACCTCACAGAAATACATGCCACTATCTTCAGGGCTTGTCTTTGAGACTGTAAGGCTGAATTGTTTTGGCAAAGGGTGGCCAAATCTTAGCTTATCACCCTTCCCAAGCCTGTCTTGTAGGGTGGCGTTACGGTAAATTGTGAATATGGGGCGTTGTTCCGTTTGTGACTCTTTCTGCCAAAACCATGTGACCTGGAACTCAGATTCATTGCTGGATTGTTTGGTGATATGACAAGGGATTGTGAAATTCTGGGATCTGGTCAGATTCAAATCCCGTTCTTCCTCCACAACAGACAAGTTGATTTCTGTCAAAAAGCACAGAGATAAAAATAGTACACAGTTTATTCAACTCTAGTTTGACCAGGCCAATCCATCAATGTCACTAATATAAATTTAAATTCCTAAATACACGGACAGACATTGAAGAAGCTTAAGGAAGGGCAGAAACCGAAAACCATAAAAAACACACTTGCGCAAAACACATGACAGCAATTAGAGAAGTGGTTATTCTGCTGAGAACAGAACAACCCCACCAGACAAACGCATGCAGATAAACATACACACCATTATAAGacattataatgtattattgtctGCATGTATTTTGGGAATAGCTCAATATTTGTGCTTTATAGGATCATTTGCTTTTTCTTGCCTTGATAAAAAAGCCAACAATGTTGTTTACCAAAATTGTCAAACTGTTTCGTTACACACCCTAAAAGGAATAGCCACATTTAAAATCATGCCTACAAAATGCTTTAAATCACGAGATCATACCTGTAACATTCACAGTCAGCGAGATGAGGCCAGCGCTGTCAGAGGCCTTTTGCTGCCAGTGACCTTCCTGATCCAGCTGGTATTGCTCCACCTGGCACTGGTAGGTACCATTATCCTCCTCATGGGCCCTCTTTATTCCCAGATAAAAGCTTCTCTGGGTGGGTCTGGAGAAATGAAGCCGCCCCTGCAGTCCTCTGACCTCCTGGTTCCCTGGGTAACTCAGCAGGCCTGTGTGATCAAGCTCCACCAGGGGGCTGCGGACCGAAGAACCGTGTCTGGTGTACAGCCAAGCAACTTTGTAGAAAAAAGATGGACCGGATGCACTTGAGATGATGTTACACTTAAGCTCCACTTCGTCTCCCTCCCTGGCAGTCAACcgctgctctttcttttctaaATGAAGGTCATTGGCTGGAGAATTGGAGTAAGCACAGAAAAAAACTTAGTAAATGAAGAAATgctatatctatccatccatccatccgtccagcAAATGACAAATAGATAAATATGGAAATCTGTCATTTGAAATAAGGTAAGCTTTGAACTTTGACAGAACATACAGTATAGAGTTCTATAGAAACACTATATATACTATAACATTGTTTATATCAAACGTCTTGGGGAAAATGGGTTTCTAAGGCAAATTGTAAGGACTTCATGTATGTGAATACAAACTTACCAGGCTCAATAACTGTGAGCTCTGTGGTTTTGGAAACTGGTGAGAGCTGATACCAGTCACCATGAGGATCTTGAAGCCACTCCACCACCTCACAGACATATGAACCATTGTCTGAAATTCGAGCTTGCCGAATATTTAACTCAAAACTGGGGCCTTGAGTGCGCTTCATGCTGATTCGCTGACTGTGTCTCGGTTGTACATTTGGTCCGAATGTAACTAGAGCATCCCTGTCTGATTTCATAATCATCGTACTTTCTGCCTGCTGCTGTAGTAGCCAGGTGACCGCATAGTGAGTGGGAGCAGAGGGTTTTGAGTTAACTGagcattttattttgatgtCAGTGTTGATGTTTCTTGTCAAGGCAGGGGTTGGCGTCAGATCAAGTTTGCTCGCTAGAGGGAAATATAAGTCATACATGATTAGaaacttaaataaatgaaatgcaCAATGCAGCTTTAATCCAAAATAGCCCTTAATATGTAGCATACAAAATGTCAGCTTACTTGGGTTCAGCACCGAAATAGCCACCGGGTTGGATAGAGGCAGCTTCTTATATACATTATCCAGGAAAACAGAAACTCTACACTGGTAGATTCCCACCTCACTTTGGCTCACACCGTTGATGAGCAAAGAGTGAAAAACTCCATTCTTTTGTTTCTCTACTTTCAGCTGGTAGCGGCTCTGGTCTCCAGACCAGCTGATGGCACCATCATAGTACATTGTCAGGATGTTATCTAGGGTTGAGGCATCACGCTGCAGGCTCCAAGCCAGTGTAATTGGTACAGGTGGCCCTTTGACCCGGCACATCAACTCCACATTTTCTCCCACAGTCACATTGTTGTTGCGACTTATCAGTGACACTTTCACAAAAGATTCTGTAAcgttggaaaataaaaaagcagAAGTTGATGATCATACAATTGTCATGCGGTCATGAGAGTTTAAAGTAAACAACAGGTGTGTGTCGATGACATTTCCAACATACGGTCTGTCTCGTTCAGTTATTGTAATTCACACAACATTATGGTATCATTTTCAGTTCTAAAACAAAAATGCATATTATATGCAAATACGGTATGCAGTGAGGTACTTCAAAGTCTATACTCAGCAAATGCATGTTAAAGCCCTGGAAGTGAAACCTGCTATATTTATTACATCCTAGAGCACACATGTGTTAAGCAGAACATAAAATATCcacatgttttcttttcttaGGCAGCTACTTGTAGTGGGGTTAAAGTGCACAGTGTGTTCTGTTTAAAACCTTAAACAGTTTTCATCATGAAAACGTCAAGGTATGTGAAAATGTTTCCTGAGGTGACGCACTAGGAAGACATTGCAGTTCTAAAAGGGATAGTGTTATGTGGAGCAAGATTGTGCTCGGTACATTTCTTCAAATGACATTGATATTTCTTGCATGCGAAAGATGTTGGGCTGAACATACTTCTGAAAGAAATGAGAAAGATTATTGGAAATCCAGGTTTGTTGAAAACCACTGATTATGTTTTTAAACAGGTAATCAGACAATCTATGTCATGAGAGGAACCTGGAGTGTCAATataactagagatgtcccgatccgatcacgtgatcgggatcGGAGccaatcacgtgattttcaaaaaatcggggatcgggagaaaaaaatcggggatcgcgatttttttaaaaaaaaattttataaaatatattttttaatttaatgttacaaaacaaaaatgaccatgttcacgtcttaaagtcatcctgaggccttagtttttgtttaaaattacacaacatcatgtatgtgttgcttcttttgggcttgttttcagacctggttgcttattcctctcaaagctggcaacagagtgggcgcagtgtctcatagtagcagtaagctaacgagaggctacgttcagctggtgactcgggagtcgggacagagaaaatgtcagcagtttggaagtattataaaattgaaagcgaaggcagtgtaacagccagatgcaatgtttgcaaggcagaggttccgtgtggtggaaagaacagagctacgttcaacacgaccaatctaatacgctacctgagaaacaaacgccaacaacaacaacacggcgagtacacagcggccactcagggaacggcactgaaacaaccgaccctttcagagactttcaaaaggaaagagaaactgccccagaacagagaaaaggccaaacaataacagccaagatagctgaattcatcgcgttggatggccagccgttatctgttaccttttttttctcttaatgcattgcataaagatcggatcgggaaaaatcggtatcggcagattgtcaaaatcaaatgatcggaatcggatcggggcaaaaaaaggtgatcgggacatccctaaataTAACGGTTTCATCATACATTTTTCTTGAATAATTTGCACCACACAGAGAGAGCCACGTCTTACCCGAAGGAACCACTGTCACAGTGGTCGTCTGTGATTGGCTGTTGGTCTTGCTGTTGCTTTCCCACTCAGACACAGCACACTCGTAGACTCCTGCATCAGAAGGTCTGACCTCATCAAGCTCAAGGATGAAGGTGTCAGCCGCAGTACGCATTGCATTTACTTTGTGACTCATGAACTCCGCTTTTTCCACAACACCCTCCTGACTTAGACTAATGACTTTGGTGAAAATGGCCCCTGATGTGGATGTCGATTTGTGCTGCCAGGTGACAGAGAGTTGACCTTTGACCCCATGCACTTTACAGGTGAGCATCAGCCCATAACCTTCGTTAACACCCACGGTGTTTTCCATTTCAACTGAGAGCCCACTTTCTGTAATAAGGTAAAGCAAAAGATAGTTAGTGAGTGTGTTGAAGAAGATAATAAGAAAACATAGCAACTTTATTATTAAAAATAATAGTATTATCTcattaatagtaataataacttGCAAGATAAAATGAAGATTATATAACTTAAAATCCAAGGTACATCCTGAATAAAATTAAACCCTGTGTATATAAATGTTTGtgtatataattgtttgtgggggtgctagtggagcatgCTTACGAACTGTTCGTCAGAGCCTCACAGCGGGGTTACTGAGGAGCGCATAAAGCAGGCCCTTCAGGCGATAGCAGAACGAACCGGTACGGGAGAggtagagcgagggatcattgtccactagttaatcgatcgcagatggcgtcgtgctcGCAGACCTAAATGGGTCACGTAATATACTTTGGCggacgttaatatacctgggcggcccgcccaagtaaagtctatgtgtatgtgtgtcttaGTTGACTGACCTGTGGTTAAGATGCTGATCTCCTGAGAGCTGGAGTCCTGGGGAGCTCCCTGTGTAAAGGCACCATCTGGACCTCTGTCCTGGAGCCATGCTCTGCAGATATACTGGCCTTGGTCCTCGGTTCTGACGGGCTGCAATATGAGACGGTAATCTCTGTCCCCTATCCGAGATGCTTTGAGCTCTCCTTCTTTCATTCGCCCACTGTACTGGGGCCCCACAGACTGAATGCCTGTAGGGCCAATGGTAACCAGCTCAACATTTCCTCTGAGCCAGGCTACAGAGAAGAACCTTTCCTTGacgttctgtgtgtcaacattGCAGGATAGTGACAGCTTTTGCCCCTTTTGCAGAGTCACCGCCTGTGCAGACATTCTCACCACCAGAGACGACGTGTCTGGCAGGACTTCTACCGGAAGCAAAGAATAAGCAGAGTGAGACAACCACAGTCACAAACATCCTGCCATGATGCCACAAGGACTGAAAAGAGGAAGAGTTTAGTGAATACGTCAACCCAAATCAAGATCGGCTATTTAATTTTCATGATTCTTACCTCTGGCTTTGACATTCAGGGTAGTTTCCTTTGCAGCTTTCTCTGTGATGGAATACCAGGATTGGTCAGGATCTTGAATCCACTCCTGAGCTTGGCAGTAGATCCTGCCTTGGTCTGACAGCTCGAGCTGAGCCATGTTTAGCTGGTATGTGGCCTCCCCCAATTTATCTAACCTTATGTGTCCAGCTTGGTAGCGCCCTTCAAAACCCGAACCTGGGCTCAGTGTGAAATCTCTACCCAGAGAAATGATAGGCTTACGATCCTCACCGTCTTTGTGGAGATACCAGGCAAAAGACAGATGGGTGTGCTGGATGGTGTTGCTGGATGCCTGGCATGTTAAAGTGAGAGCATCACCCTCATTATAGCTCAGTGTGGGGGGGGAGGCAGGTAATGAAACACTAAGGGAGTTGTCAATCACTATGGGACCACATCAGAagcagacagaaagaaaggaaAGTCATATACTTTTGCCATCTTAGTTTACTGCGCTGTAGTAagattcttacattcaaaagtCCACTTACCTTTCACTGTTGTCTTAACACTGTATCTTCCATCATAATTAGATTCATGGTTGACTACAGAGCAGTCATATTCCCCTTCATCACCTTTCTCTAGTCGTTGTATCTTAAATAATACTGAGTTTGGATTTTCATGTTTCAGAGTAATTTCGTCGCTCCTCACACGTGATGTATACATCGAATAGCTGAAATGTGGGTCTCCGGTGCTGATGATGTTGATTTCCGTTGCTTTTGCAGGCTTCTTCACACGGAATTGTATTTCTTTAGTCATGTTCTCACTTCTGAAGCCACTCACATTGCAAGAGATGGAGAGTTCAGAGCCCACCACACGATACAGAGGCCCAGCCTGCACTTCAGTGTTCACTTTTGCTTCCCCTGTTTGATGCACAGACAAAACACAGATACAGATTTTAGTTACTGCCACTTACAGTGTCAGTCTGTTTTATAAGTGTGCTACGTTACAGGGTCtaaccttttttttatttataatgacattttatattgcttttcaaaagaGGCAAGAGCACAAAGAACACCATCAACATgaatcaaaacaatattaacaAAAAAGAACaaggaaaaaataaatacataaatgaaTAGACAGGTGCAGGTAGGCTATCATGTCAACATTACTTAGGTACTGCCACATTATGGTATAATTCTATAATTCTCAGTCCTACATAAAGATGATATTAACAACCGGAGCACTATCAGACCCTATTTAATAATAATCATCATAAAAAATAATATCATAACATTACAATACTCTCATAAACCAATGTTTTATTTTCAACTCCAACTTTGTTAGCTTCCCAACCTTTGTTTTTCGTATTGCATAGGTATGTGAAGAAACACATTGTAGCCTTTAAGTTACTTTCCACATTGCGGGAAGTCAAACCTTTTCGTGCAAAGTAGGTTATAATAATCATTGAACTTGCAATGCCTGCAAATAGTGGACACCAAGGACATTTATTTGTAACTATAATAAAGGAAGTAATTGTTGCCGCTTTTCCAGACTCAAGTGATTTGATAGTAATGTATTTGCCTGCTTCAATACATGTATATAAATAGACAGATATAAGAAAAGTTATTTAACAATTATGAGTAATTGAGTTCAGCCACacaaaatatctgtaaatacaATTGTATTGTTAAAATAAGTAACA is a genomic window of Pseudochaenichthys georgianus chromosome 21, fPseGeo1.2, whole genome shotgun sequence containing:
- the LOC117466454 gene encoding immunoglobulin superfamily member 3-like, whose translation is MKCSQKTCLRANDLLLCLGLLLHCGEAKVNTEVQAGPLYRVVGSELSISCNVSGFRSENMTKEIQFRVKKPAKATEINIISTGDPHFSYSMYTSRVRSDEITLKHENPNSVLFKIQRLEKGDEGEYDCSVVNHESNYDGRYSVKTTVKVIDNSLSVSLPASPPTLSYNEGDALTLTCQASSNTIQHTHLSFAWYLHKDGEDRKPIISLGRDFTLSPGSGFEGRYQAGHIRLDKLGEATYQLNMAQLELSDQGRIYCQAQEWIQDPDQSWYSITEKAAKETTLNVKAREVLPDTSSLVVRMSAQAVTLQKGQKLSLSCNVDTQNVKERFFSVAWLRGNVELVTIGPTGIQSVGPQYSGRMKEGELKASRIGDRDYRLILQPVRTEDQGQYICRAWLQDRGPDGAFTQGAPQDSSSQEISILTTESGLSVEMENTVGVNEGYGLMLTCKVHGVKGQLSVTWQHKSTSTSGAIFTKVISLSQEGVVEKAEFMSHKVNAMRTAADTFILELDEVRPSDAGVYECAVSEWESNSKTNSQSQTTTVTVVPSESFVKVSLISRNNNVTVGENVELMCRVKGPPVPITLAWSLQRDASTLDNILTMYYDGAISWSGDQSRYQLKVEKQKNGVFHSLLINGVSQSEVGIYQCRVSVFLDNVYKKLPLSNPVAISVLNPTSKLDLTPTPALTRNINTDIKIKCSVNSKPSAPTHYAVTWLLQQQAESTMIMKSDRDALVTFGPNVQPRHSQRISMKRTQGPSFELNIRQARISDNGSYVCEVVEWLQDPHGDWYQLSPVSKTTELTVIEPANDLHLEKKEQRLTAREGDEVELKCNIISSASGPSFFYKVAWLYTRHGSSVRSPLVELDHTGLLSYPGNQEVRGLQGRLHFSRPTQRSFYLGIKRAHEEDNGTYQCQVEQYQLDQEGHWQQKASDSAGLISLTVNVTEINLSVVEEERDLNLTRSQNFTIPCHITKQSSNESEFQVTWFWQKESQTEQRPIFTIYRNATLQDRLGKGDKLRFGHPLPKQFSLTVSKTSPEDSGMYFCEVEEWLLSLSLGWRKVAVEKSGHLTVHFYDEGVVKAISEPKCKSDIWMGMLIVTVICSMLVIVLLVLKICRSKVSGGNKSGENLWAEQHPLNTKPIADD